A part of Pararoseomonas sp. SCSIO 73927 genomic DNA contains:
- a CDS encoding SDR family NAD(P)-dependent oxidoreductase: MAGRAAIRAVLVGRAVAFGHPEARSATAKREVGEPVEIGALGRVYPVLLDVTDYDAIPAAVTAAEREAGPVDVLVNNAGYGHDQALEESSIKDLQRQFAAKVFGPVAMTKAGLPGMRARGRGHIINVNSMGGFITMPGITFYCGSKIALEGISEALGKEVASFGIRVTALAPGEFRTDWVGRSMDRTPRSTRRGTPFPARRATGVDDGSYLAAPHLRCIPAPLGASSARKRARSSHPHQTSAGRPTAWPSPAGTARRSKSRSPSTPTPARSWPGLPRPVRASAAR; the protein is encoded by the coding sequence ATGGCCGGAAGGGCCGCGATCAGGGCCGTGCTCGTCGGCCGCGCAGTCGCTTTCGGTCACCCCGAAGCCCGCAGTGCTACGGCCAAGCGGGAGGTTGGGGAGCCGGTGGAGATCGGTGCCCTCGGCCGCGTGTACCCCGTGCTCCTGGACGTGACCGACTACGACGCCATCCCCGCCGCCGTCACCGCGGCGGAGAGGGAGGCCGGGCCGGTCGACGTCCTCGTTAACAACGCCGGCTACGGGCACGACCAGGCGCTGGAGGAGTCCTCCATAAAGGACCTGCAGCGGCAGTTCGCGGCCAAAGTCTTCGGCCCCGTCGCGATGACGAAGGCGGGGCTGCCCGGCATGCGGGCGCGCGGGCGCGGCCACATCATCAACGTCAACTCCATGGGCGGCTTTATCACCATGCCCGGGATCACCTTCTACTGCGGCAGCAAGATCGCGCTGGAGGGCATCTCGGAGGCGCTGGGCAAGGAGGTGGCGAGCTTTGGCATCCGCGTCACGGCTCTGGCGCCGGGCGAGTTCCGCACCGACTGGGTCGGGCGCTCGATGGACCGCACGCCGCGCAGCACCCGGCGTGGAACGCCGTTTCCCGCTCGACGAGCTACGGGAGTCGACGATGGATCTTACCTGGCTGCTCCCCACCTACGCTGCATCCCAGCACCGCTAGGCGCATCATCCGCGCGCAAGAGGGCAAGGTCGTCGCATCCGCATCAAACCAGCGCTGGGCGCCCGACGGCTTGGCCATCCCCTGCTGGAACGGCGAGACGGTCCAAGTCGCGTTCGCCGTCGACACCCACGCCTGCGAGGTCATGGCCTGGGTTGCCACGGCCGGTGCGGGCATCAGCGGCGAGATGA